ACGGTTGCACGGTGCCCGGTGCAATCGGCGATGCCAGTGGGAACCAGAGGTTGCTTGAAGCGTTGCAATCGGCTGGATACGGTGATGCAGATATTGCTAAGATTGCCCGTGAAAACTGGCTGCGGGTGCTTGGGACGGCCTGGGGCGAGTAATTCCGGCATCTGTTGGCGATCATTGACTTTAAAAAAGGGGACGGGACCATGACCATGACATTGACACGCCGCAGGCTGATGACGACGGCCAGTGCTGTTCTGGCGCTGGGCGTTACGGGCGTGCCGCGCGCTTTTGCCGCTACGCCGAAAGATACCCTGGTCGAGGCCTGGGCATTTGACGATATCATTACAATGGACCCGGGCGAGGCTTTCGAAATCTCCGCCGCCGAAGTCACCGGCAATACTTATGATACGCTGGTAAAGCTGAATATTGCCGATACCTCGACCGTGGCGCCCGGCATTGCGGAAAGCTGGAGTGCGTCTGAAGACGGCCTGACCTATACGTTCAAGATCAAGTCCGGCATCAAATTCGCCTCCGGCAACCCGATCACCGCGGAAGACGTGGCCTATTCTTTTGAACGGGCCGTCAAGCTCAACAAAAACCCGGCCTTCATCCTCCAGCAATTCGGCCTGAGTGGTGACAATGTCGCGGAAAATGCCAAGGCAGTCGATGCCGCGACCTTCCAGTTCAAGGTGGACAAGCCTTATGCGACCAGCTTCGTGCTGAACTGCCTGACCGCAACCGTCGGTGCCATCGTTGACAAGAAACTGGTGCAGAGCCATGCGGCAGCCGTGACGGTTTCCAAGGATTATCCTTATGATACCGATTTCGGCAACGGCTGGTTGAAGACCAACTACGCCGGCTCCGGTCCTTTCAAGCTGCGCGAATGGCGTGCCAATGAATTGGTCGTGATGGAGCGTAATGACAATTATTATGGTGAAAAGGCCAAGCTGAAGCGGGTCATCTACCGCTTCCTGAAGGAAAGCTCCGGCCAACGTCTGGCGCTGGAATCCGGTGACGTCGATGTGGCGCGTAATCTGTCGCCGACGGACTTTACCGCGATTGCCAATGCGAAAAATATCAAGACAAATTCTGCCCAGAAGGGAACGGTCTATTATCTCGGTCTCAACCAGAAGAACCAGTATCTCTCCAAGCCGGAAGTGCGCCAGGCCATCAAATATCTTGTCGATTACGATGCTATCGGCGCAACCCTCATCAAGGGTGTCGGCACCGTGCATGAATCCTTCCTGCCCAAGGGCATTCTGGGTTCCATCGATGATCAGCCCTACAAGTTGAATGTTGCGAAAGCCAAGGAATTGCTGGAAAAGGCAGGCCTCAAGGATGGCTTCAAAGTCACCATGGATGTGCGCTCCATCGAGCCGATGACCAGCATTGCCCAATCCATGCAGCAGACCTTCGCACAGGCGGGCATCACGCTGGAACTCATCCAGGGCGATGGTAAGCAGACGCTGACCAAATACCGCGCCCGCAACCATGACATCTATATCGGGGATTGGGGTGCTGATTATTGGGACCCGCATTCCAATGCCGAAACCTTTACCAGCAATCCTGACAATTCCGACACGCCAAAATCCAAGACACTCGCCTGGCGCAATGCCTGGGATGTGCCTGAGTTGACCAAGGAAACCAGCGAAGCGCTGTTGGAGCGGGACACGCCGAAGCGCAAGGCGATGTATGAAGACTTGCAGCGAAAGGTTCTGGCTGATGGTCCGTTTGTGATCATCTATCAAAAAACGGAAATTGCCGGCTATAGGGCCAATGTTCAAAATTATAAGCTTGGCCCCACCTTCGACAGCAACCTCAAAAACTTGATTTCCAAGGATTGATCAGGAGCAGGGCTCTTGGCTCTCACCACAACACAAGCATCTGCCGGTCGCAGGCGCGACCGGCAGTTAAGAGGTTTCAAGGCAGTTGCGGGATTTTTCGTGACTGTTGCGACGACTTATCTCGGTCTTCTGGCGGTCACGTTCTTCATTGGTCGGGTGATCCCGATTGATCCGGTTCTTGCTGTCCTGGGAGACCGTGCGCCGCAGGCGGTTGTCGAACAGACGCGCCGGGCAATGGGGCTGGATCAACCGCTCTATTACCAGTTCTTCGTCTATATAAAACAAGTGCTCTCGGGCGATTTTGGCACATCGGTTCTGACAACCAATCCGGTTATGACCGATATCGGCCGGTTTTTTCCGGCAACTGTTGAACTTGCCACGGTCGGCACGATCATCGGCGCGGTGATTGGCCTTCCCTTAGGCGTTCTGGCCGCTGTCAAGCGCGGCAGCCTTGCGGACCAGATTGTCCGGGTCATCGGTTTGATCGGCTATTCCGTGCCAATCTTCTGGCTCGGCCTTTTGGCGCTGCTGTTTTTCTATGCCAAGCTGCAATGGGTGGCCTATCCCGGGCGGATGGATGTGGTCTATGAATATGACCTGATACCCGTCACTGGCTTTTACCTGTTGGATGCCGCCATGGCGGGCCAATGGGAGATCCTCTGGGATCTGTTTCGCCATATCATCCTGCCCGGCGCACTGCTCGGCTATTTCTCACTTGCCTATATCAGCCGAATGACCCGCTCTTTCATGCTCAACGAACTGTCGCAGGAATATATCGTTGCGGCTCGCGCCAAGGGCCTGTCCGAAAGCCGGATCATCTGGTTCCACGCCTTGCGCAATGCCGCTGTGCCGCTGTTGACGGTGATTGCTCTGTCCTATGCAGGCCTGTTGGAAGGCTCGGTGCTAACAGAGACGATCTTCTCATGGCCGGGCATCGGTCTTTACATCACCAATTCGCTGCAAAATGCCGATATGAATGCGGTGCTGGGCGGAACCATCATTATCGGTTCGGTGTTCATCGCCATCAACATCCTGTCGGATCTCCTTTACAAGACCCTTGACCCGAGGACGCGCAGCCGATGATGACGCCCTCAGATAATATGTCCCTTCGTGAGTGGCTGCTGTCGGACCGGCCCCAATCGCGCCGGCAGGCCCGGCTTGGCCGCGCCTATGTGATCTGGCGGCAATTTTCCGCCAATCGGCTCGCGCTGCTGGGGCTTGGCATCATTATCGCGCTCATTCTGGTTGCTGCTTTTGCCAATCTGCTCGCCACCCACAATCCGGTGCAGGGCGATCTTGCCAATGCAAGGTTAATGGCGCCCGGTACCGGTGGTTTCTGGCTCGGCAGCGACGACCAGGGACGCGACATCTATTCCCGGCTGATCTACGGGTCGCGGCTGACATTGATGGTGGTGGTGCTGGTCGCAATCATTGCCGCACCCATCGGTCTGTTGGTCGGCACGGTGGCCGGTTATGCGGGCGGCTGGGTCGATGCGGTGCTGATGCGGTTGACCGATATTTTCCTGGCCTTTCCGAAGCTCGTTCTGGCTCTGGCGCTGGTCGCAGCCCTCGGCCCCGGCATCGAAAACGCCATTCTGGCCATCGCCGTCACCTCCTGGCCGCCTTATGCGCGCATCGCCCGGGCCGAAACGCTGACGGTTCGCAATTCCGATTATATCTCTGCCGTCAAGCTGATGGGGGCTTCGCCCTTTCGCATCGTCTTGCGCCATATCATGCCGCTCTGTCTGTCTTCGTTGATTGTCCGTGTCACGCTGGATATGGCGGGCATTATCCTGACGGCTGCCGGTCTCGGTTTCCTGGGCCTGGGCGCCCAGCCGCCCCTGCCGGAATGGGGGGCGATGATTGCCGATGGCCGTCGCTTCATTCTCGATCAATGGTGGGTTGCCGCCATGCCGGGCTTCGCCATCCTGATTGTCAGCCTCGGCTTCAACCTGTTGGGTGATGGCCTGCGCGATGCGCTGGACCCGAAGGAGGCCGGACAATGAGTGCCTTGTTGACGGTGGACAATCTCAAGGTCAGCTTTCCGACCCGCACGGGTCTGGTGGAAGCCGTGCGCGGCGTGTCTTTCACGCTGGGCAAGGAGCGGTTGGGGATCGTTGGCGAATCCGGCTCCGGCAAATCCCAGACCGGGCGGGCGATCATGGGGCTCACCCCCGCCCATGCGCGGATCACCGCCGATCACTTGCATTTCGGCGATACGGATCTGCTGGCGATTTCGACAGCGAAGCGTCGGGCGCTGCGCGGCAAGCGGATGGCGATGATCCTCCAGGACCCGAAATATTCGCTGAACCCTGTCATGCCGATTGGCAAACAGATCGTCGAGACGCTGTTGACCCATGAAAGAATGACGGGAAAGCAAGCCCGGCACAGGGCGCTGGCCATGCTGGAAGCGGTGCAGATCCGCGATCCGGAACGGGTGTTCAAGCTTTATCCGCATGAAGTTTCCGGCGGCATGGGCCAGCGGGTGATGATCGCCATGATGCTGGTCTGCGGGCCGGAACTGCTGATTGCCGATGAGCCGACCTCAGCCCTGGATGTGACGGTGCAGCTGGAAGTGCTCGATATTCTCGATATGTTGGTGCGGGAACGCGGCATGGGGCTGATTTTTGTCAGCCATGATTTGCGGCTGGTCTCCTCCTTCTGCGACCGGGTGCTGGTGATGTATGCGGGTCGGGTTGTCGAGGAACTGAATGCGGCCAACCTGTCCGAGGCGAAACATCCCTATACCCAGGGCCTGCTGAATTGCCTGCCGCGCCTGGAAGGCAACCAGCATCCGCTGCCGGTCTTGCAGCGTCAGGTGGAGTGGGCGCAATGAGCAAGGCCCTGATTGTTGAAGAAATGGGCGTGCGCTTCGACGAATTCCTGGCGCTGGACGGTGTCAGCATCGCCGTTGAACAGGGCGAGAGTTTCGGTCTGGTCGGGGAATCCGGCTCCGGAAAATCAACACTGTTGCGGGCGATTGCCGGGCTGAATGCTTTCGAAAGCGGCGTGCTGACTGTCGATGGCAAAAGCTATACCGGTCAGCAGCGCGACAAGACCTTCTATCGCACCGTGCAGATGGTGTTCCAGGACCCATACGGCTCGCTGCATCCGCGTCAGACTGTGGACCGGCTGCTGCTGGAGCCTTTGGCTGTACATGGATTTTCCGATGTCGATAGCCGGATTGCCCGCGCTCTGGATGAGGTTGGTCTCGGTTCCGGTTTCCGCTTCCGGTTTTCGCACCAGTTGTCCGGCGGCCAGCGCCAGCGCATCGCCATTGCCCGCGCCCTGATCGTCGAGCCGAAAATCCTGCTGCTGGATGAGCCGACCTCGGCGCTCGACGCCTCGATCCAGGCGGAAATCCTCAATCTCCTTGAACAGGCCCGCAAGGATCGCGGCCTGACCTTCCTGATGGTCAGCCACGATCTGGCTGTTATCAGCCATATGTGCGACCGGTTGGCGGTGATGCGCACCGGGCAGGTGGTGGAAGTCATGGATGTCGAAGCGCTACGCCGACGCGATGTGCAGGCGGATTATACACGGCAATTGATGGTGGCGAGTGAGGGGTTTCGGCGCAAAAGCTGACCTTCACCCAACCCGCAGCCCTTCGCGCCAGATCTGCTTGATGAATGGATGGCCGCCATGCTGGCCAATCTGCAAGAGATCGGCGCGTTTGCCTGGCGCGATCTCGCCGCGGTCGTTGAGACCGGCGGCTTCTGCCGGGGTCTTGCTGACCATGCGGATCGCGGCGGGCAGGTCGTAGGCGAGATCCGGATCGGCGGCGATGGCGAAGGGCGCGTCCAGCAAGGCGCGCGGTACATAATCGGAGGCCAGAATATCGCAAAGGCCTTCGAGCAGCAGGTCTCGCACTGCCACATTGCCGGATTGTGAGCCACCGCGCACGATATTCGGTGCGCCGCCGACGATTTGCATGCCACGTTTGCGGGCTTCGCGGGCGGCCTCCAGCGTGCAGGGAAATTCGCTGATCGATACGCCTTCGTCAGCGGCGAGATCGACATGCCCGATATCGGTATCGTCATGGCTGAGCAGCGGCTTGTTGTGGCGCTTGGCGATATCCACCACCTGTGGGCGGATGCGGTTGCCAATGGCCTGTTTGGCGGTGATCAGGTCCGCAACCCGTGCCGTGGTCACAGCAAGGGCTTCGCCACGCAATTTCGCGACCTTGGCCAGATAGGTGTCGAGATCTCGCGTCTGGCGGATACCGGGCAGATGCTCCATGACCGAGACGACGCGCACCAGAGCATGGCCAATATTGGCTTCCATCAGCGCAGGCGTTTGTTCATCGATCACTTCGCAACGCAGATGCACGAAATGCTCGGCCCGCAACATGCCGGCACCTTGTGCTTTTTCCAGCGCCTCGATCATTGGCCCGAGGATTTCCGCCCGCTCGCTGCCGTCTTCCGCTGCGCCGACGCAGAGACTGTCGAACACGGTGGTAATGCCGGCGCCGATGATTTGCGCGTCATGGGCAAGGGCCGCCGTCGTGTAGTTCCAGCGGACATGGTGGCGGGGAAAGACATGCTTTTCGAAATGGTCGGTGTGGATATCGACGAGGCCTGGGATCAGCATGTCGCCACCAAGGTCGATGGCGTCGCTGGCATGGGTTAACGGGCCGATGGCGATGATCTGGCCGTTTTCAATTTCCACCGTGCCGGTCTGTATGCGGTCGGCAAGGACAATGGCGGTATTGGTCAGGACCAGGCGTTTCGAAGGTGTCTTACCGCTCATGTCCATCCCGATCTCTCCGCTTTTTATTCCACATAGCATGGTTCAGCCGATTCGAGCCGTGCCGCAACAGGCGCGGTGTAAATCTCTGTGATGACCGTTCTATGTCAGCGATTGGAAATCAGACATGAAGATCACGCCACGCCGGTTGCGAACAGTTGTAAGGCAGGGCTTGCGCTTCATATACGCCACGGGCGATGGCGCGGGCCATGGTGAGGGTGGCGAGATGGCAAAGCTCCATGAAGCTGGCAAGGTCCGGCAACGGCTTGGCGCCGGTGGCGGCGGTAAATACCGTATCGCCATCGGCGGGCAGATGGGCAGGCAGCAGCGCCCGCGCCAATCCGTCATGAGCCATGATTGACAGGCGATGGCATTCCGCCTTGGTCAAAACTGCATCGGTGACAATGACGCCAATGGTGGTGGCGATCGGGTCGCGACCCTTGAGGCGTAGTGCAATATCATCAGGGTTGACGGAAGAGGGCATGCCGAGACCGCCGAATTCACCATCCTGCTCGAAAGGTGCGGCCCAGAATTGCCGCGAGCGGCCAATGGTGGCCGTGCCAAGCGCATTGACAGCAACCAAGGCTGCCACGGTATGGCCGCTGGCGGAGATGGCGCTGGCCGAACCAAGGCCACCCTTGACCGTCGCGGTGGTGGCCCCTGTTCCAGCCCCGATTGTTCCTAATGCGAAGCGGCCTGTGCTGCGGGCCTGAAAGGCCTCATAGCCCATTTCGCGATAGGGGGAATGGAGGCCCCAATCCTTGTTGCCGCCATTCAGCAGATCCATCAGGATTGCCTGCGGCACGATGGGGACGTTCATATCACCGACCGGAAAACCCTGACCAAGCTGGCGCAGACCCGCCTGCACGCCGCCCGCTGCATCCAGCCCAAAGGCGGAACCGCCCGACAGGACCAGCGCATTGACCTGGGTGACCAGGGACAGCGCTGGATCGAGCAAGCCCGTCTCACGCCCACCCGGCGCACCGCCCAGCACCGAGCCGGATGCGGTGGCCGGTTGATCGAAGACGATGACAGTCACCCCGGAACCGAGCGCCAGATCGGTGGCATGACCGACCGAAAGACCGGTAACATCCGTCAGCAGGTTGAGAGGGCCGGGCTTCATGCGGGATGCTCCTTCGGACTGTGTTGCGGACGACTTGATTTCAATCAAGGACGCACCGGTAAAGGCCAGTAAGTTTGACGCATAAGCGTTATACCCTGAAAGCGCTCGTAACAAGTTTATACAGTGAATTTAGTGCCTTACGGTTTGACCGATCGTTGGATTCCCGTGCTGTCGGCCCCTTTTTCGAGATTTGAGCTGTCCATGCAGAAGCCCCAGAAATTCGCCCTTGCCTTCGTTGTCGTTCTGCTTGCCGCATCCGGCGGCACCTATGCCTATCTGAAATTCGGGCGAGCCGATACGCTGCCGTCAGGCATCGTCACGGGCAATGGCCGGATCGAGGCGACCGAGGTCGATATTGCCAGCAAAAGCGCAGGCCGGCTGGTATCCGTCGAAGTCGGCGAGGGCGATTTGGTCACCAAGGGCCAAGTGCTGGCGCATATGGATACGGTGGAACTGCAAAGCCAGTTGCGCGCCGCAAAGGCCAAGATCGCCGAAGCCGAACAGAGCCGCGATGCTTCGGCTTTCAAATTGTCTCAGGCACAAAGCCAGCTCGATCTGGCCGAAAAGGATCTGGAGCGCAAGCTGGTCCTGCTCGGCAAGGGTTTCGTTTCCGATCAGGCGGTTGACAGTCAGCGGCTGACACGTGACAGCGACAAGGCGGCGGTCTCGGCGGCCGAGAGCACGTTAAACAGCGTGCAGGCGACCATCGACAATGCCAAGGCGGAGGCCGACCGCATTGCCCAGACCGTCGCCGATGCGACGCTGACGGCGCCGAAGGACGGCCGGGTGCTTTACCGGCTGGCGGAGCCGGGCGAGGTGCTGGCGGCGGGCGGCAAGGTGTTGACGGTTCTCGATCTGTCGGATGTTTATATGACGATCTATCTTCCGTCTGCCGACGCCGCGAAAACCGCAATCGGTGCGGAGGGCCGTATCCTGCTCGATATTCTGCCGGACCGGGCCATTCCCGGAACGGTATCCTTCGTCTCGCCGCAGGCGCAATATACGCCGAAACAGGTTGAAATCCGCAGCGAGCGCGACCGATTGATGTTCCGCGTCAAGATCAGCGCACCGAAGGAACTGGTGAAGCAATATCTGCCGCTCGTGAAAACCGGGATCACCGGTCTTGGCTATGTGAAGACCGATGCGGCCGCGGTCTGGCCGGACCGGCTGCAATCCGATCTGACGACAGCGCCTCTCGACCCTTCGGCTTCGAATACCCAACCTTCCGCCAATAAGCCGTAAGCGGGGCCGCTATGGAAAACGCTGTCGAACTGGCAGGCCTGTCCCATTCCTATGGTAAACGCCAGGCCTTAAGCGCCATCGACCTCGCCATCGAGGCCGGATCGCGGGTTGCCCTGGTCGGGCCGGACGGGGTGGGCAAGTCCACGCTTCTGGCGCTGCTGGCGGGCGCAAAAAAAATCCAACAAGGCCGGATCACGGCGCTTGGGGCGGATATGGCGAGAGCCGGTGCGCGCAATGCCGTGCAGCCGCGCATTGCCTATATGCCGCAGGGCCTGGGCCGCAATCTTTACTCCAACCTGACCGTCTGCGAAAATATCGACTTCTTCGGTCGGCTGTTCGGGCAGGACGCGACGGAACGGGCCGGGCGCATCGACCGGCTGCTGAAGGCGACCGGGCTTGATCCGTTCGGTGACCGGCTGATGGGCAAGCTGTCGGGCGGCATGAAGCAGAAGCT
This region of Agrobacterium vitis genomic DNA includes:
- a CDS encoding ABC transporter substrate-binding protein; the protein is MTMTLTRRRLMTTASAVLALGVTGVPRAFAATPKDTLVEAWAFDDIITMDPGEAFEISAAEVTGNTYDTLVKLNIADTSTVAPGIAESWSASEDGLTYTFKIKSGIKFASGNPITAEDVAYSFERAVKLNKNPAFILQQFGLSGDNVAENAKAVDAATFQFKVDKPYATSFVLNCLTATVGAIVDKKLVQSHAAAVTVSKDYPYDTDFGNGWLKTNYAGSGPFKLREWRANELVVMERNDNYYGEKAKLKRVIYRFLKESSGQRLALESGDVDVARNLSPTDFTAIANAKNIKTNSAQKGTVYYLGLNQKNQYLSKPEVRQAIKYLVDYDAIGATLIKGVGTVHESFLPKGILGSIDDQPYKLNVAKAKELLEKAGLKDGFKVTMDVRSIEPMTSIAQSMQQTFAQAGITLELIQGDGKQTLTKYRARNHDIYIGDWGADYWDPHSNAETFTSNPDNSDTPKSKTLAWRNAWDVPELTKETSEALLERDTPKRKAMYEDLQRKVLADGPFVIIYQKTEIAGYRANVQNYKLGPTFDSNLKNLISKD
- a CDS encoding ABC transporter ATP-binding protein, which encodes MSKALIVEEMGVRFDEFLALDGVSIAVEQGESFGLVGESGSGKSTLLRAIAGLNAFESGVLTVDGKSYTGQQRDKTFYRTVQMVFQDPYGSLHPRQTVDRLLLEPLAVHGFSDVDSRIARALDEVGLGSGFRFRFSHQLSGGQRQRIAIARALIVEPKILLLDEPTSALDASIQAEILNLLEQARKDRGLTFLMVSHDLAVISHMCDRLAVMRTGQVVEVMDVEALRRRDVQADYTRQLMVASEGFRRKS
- a CDS encoding HlyD family secretion protein, producing MQKPQKFALAFVVVLLAASGGTYAYLKFGRADTLPSGIVTGNGRIEATEVDIASKSAGRLVSVEVGEGDLVTKGQVLAHMDTVELQSQLRAAKAKIAEAEQSRDASAFKLSQAQSQLDLAEKDLERKLVLLGKGFVSDQAVDSQRLTRDSDKAAVSAAESTLNSVQATIDNAKAEADRIAQTVADATLTAPKDGRVLYRLAEPGEVLAAGGKVLTVLDLSDVYMTIYLPSADAAKTAIGAEGRILLDILPDRAIPGTVSFVSPQAQYTPKQVEIRSERDRLMFRVKISAPKELVKQYLPLVKTGITGLGYVKTDAAAVWPDRLQSDLTTAPLDPSASNTQPSANKP
- a CDS encoding alpha-D-ribose 1-methylphosphonate 5-triphosphate diphosphatase, whose amino-acid sequence is MSGKTPSKRLVLTNTAIVLADRIQTGTVEIENGQIIAIGPLTHASDAIDLGGDMLIPGLVDIHTDHFEKHVFPRHHVRWNYTTAALAHDAQIIGAGITTVFDSLCVGAAEDGSERAEILGPMIEALEKAQGAGMLRAEHFVHLRCEVIDEQTPALMEANIGHALVRVVSVMEHLPGIRQTRDLDTYLAKVAKLRGEALAVTTARVADLITAKQAIGNRIRPQVVDIAKRHNKPLLSHDDTDIGHVDLAADEGVSISEFPCTLEAAREARKRGMQIVGGAPNIVRGGSQSGNVAVRDLLLEGLCDILASDYVPRALLDAPFAIAADPDLAYDLPAAIRMVSKTPAEAAGLNDRGEIAPGKRADLLQIGQHGGHPFIKQIWREGLRVG
- a CDS encoding ABC transporter ATP-binding protein yields the protein MSALLTVDNLKVSFPTRTGLVEAVRGVSFTLGKERLGIVGESGSGKSQTGRAIMGLTPAHARITADHLHFGDTDLLAISTAKRRALRGKRMAMILQDPKYSLNPVMPIGKQIVETLLTHERMTGKQARHRALAMLEAVQIRDPERVFKLYPHEVSGGMGQRVMIAMMLVCGPELLIADEPTSALDVTVQLEVLDILDMLVRERGMGLIFVSHDLRLVSSFCDRVLVMYAGRVVEELNAANLSEAKHPYTQGLLNCLPRLEGNQHPLPVLQRQVEWAQ
- a CDS encoding ABC transporter permease — encoded protein: MALTTTQASAGRRRDRQLRGFKAVAGFFVTVATTYLGLLAVTFFIGRVIPIDPVLAVLGDRAPQAVVEQTRRAMGLDQPLYYQFFVYIKQVLSGDFGTSVLTTNPVMTDIGRFFPATVELATVGTIIGAVIGLPLGVLAAVKRGSLADQIVRVIGLIGYSVPIFWLGLLALLFFYAKLQWVAYPGRMDVVYEYDLIPVTGFYLLDAAMAGQWEILWDLFRHIILPGALLGYFSLAYISRMTRSFMLNELSQEYIVAARAKGLSESRIIWFHALRNAAVPLLTVIALSYAGLLEGSVLTETIFSWPGIGLYITNSLQNADMNAVLGGTIIIGSVFIAINILSDLLYKTLDPRTRSR
- a CDS encoding ABC transporter permease, which translates into the protein MMTPSDNMSLREWLLSDRPQSRRQARLGRAYVIWRQFSANRLALLGLGIIIALILVAAFANLLATHNPVQGDLANARLMAPGTGGFWLGSDDQGRDIYSRLIYGSRLTLMVVVLVAIIAAPIGLLVGTVAGYAGGWVDAVLMRLTDIFLAFPKLVLALALVAALGPGIENAILAIAVTSWPPYARIARAETLTVRNSDYISAVKLMGASPFRIVLRHIMPLCLSSLIVRVTLDMAGIILTAAGLGFLGLGAQPPLPEWGAMIADGRRFILDQWWVAAMPGFAILIVSLGFNLLGDGLRDALDPKEAGQ
- a CDS encoding P1 family peptidase yields the protein MKPGPLNLLTDVTGLSVGHATDLALGSGVTVIVFDQPATASGSVLGGAPGGRETGLLDPALSLVTQVNALVLSGGSAFGLDAAGGVQAGLRQLGQGFPVGDMNVPIVPQAILMDLLNGGNKDWGLHSPYREMGYEAFQARSTGRFALGTIGAGTGATTATVKGGLGSASAISASGHTVAALVAVNALGTATIGRSRQFWAAPFEQDGEFGGLGMPSSVNPDDIALRLKGRDPIATTIGVIVTDAVLTKAECHRLSIMAHDGLARALLPAHLPADGDTVFTAATGAKPLPDLASFMELCHLATLTMARAIARGVYEAQALPYNCSQPAWRDLHV